One region of Gouania willdenowi chromosome 13, fGouWil2.1, whole genome shotgun sequence genomic DNA includes:
- the LOC114474656 gene encoding transmembrane protease serine 2-like has product MNTNTDSKVDMKKPRKPSRVDDAAQYVHQVALNPKPEVRDPHHKGKDVKQRCIKFTFAAVISLLLLLLLVGILLAYYFSSSCVHGLQCGDGSCVWDSQWCDGVMDCPAGQDEDNCVRLHGSSFLLQIYSTQVKGWRKVCSQGWTDTQGAAGCHTIGYSRGTYFKSGRERKESDSGFLMVKSDFNPKVSILKQLVLRDTCPNNSVVTLRCTDCGNVVNSTRASEATVASWPWQVSLQVSGSHRCGGAIVSPHWIVTAAHCVTRVSDPGAWAVYAGIVDSLGSLFNPAHPVSRIITHEGYSSRTARNDIALMRLTNPLHFTGSGSLHLMEAQVSLTHSAECNSSNAYKGKISQDMFCATEFHPGAGSSMCHADGGSPLVTQSDKVWWLIGDSVWGQNCGGQNKPGVYNNVTHSLRWIYHQMKVKMSI; this is encoded by the exons ATGAATACCAACACG GACTCTAAGGTTGACATGAAGAAGCCTCGTAAGCCCAGTCGTGTGGATGATGCAGCTCAATATGTTCACCAAGTGGCCCTGAACCCCAAACCTGAGGTCAGAGACCCCCACCACAAAGGCAAAG ATGTGAAGCAGAGGTGCATTAAGTTCACTTTTGCAGCTGTGATCTCcctgctgctcctcctcctaTTGGTCGGAATCCTCCTGGCTTATTACT TTTCCTCCTCCTGTGTGCACGGCCTCCAGTGTGGAGATGGGAGCTGTGTGTGGgactcccagtggtgtgatggtGTGATGGACTGCCCTGCAGGCCAGGATGAAGATAACTGTG TGAGGCTCCACGGCTCCAGCTTCCTCCTCCAGATCTACTCGACTCAGGTTAAAGGCTGGAGGAAGGTTTGCTCTCAGGGCTGGACGGACACACAGGGAGCAGCAGGCTGTCACACCATCGGATACAGTAG GGGCACGTATTTCAAATCGGGTCGAGAGAGGAAGGAGTCAGACAGTGGCTTTTTGATGGTGAAGTCTGACTTTAACCCAAAGGTTTCCATACTGAAACAACTTGTTCTCAG AGATACATGTCCTAACAACAGTGTGGTGACCTTGCGGTGTACGG ACTGTGGGAATGTCGTAAACTCTACGAGAGCGTCTGAAGCCACCGTAGCATCGTGGCCCTGGCAGGTCAGCCTCCAGGTTTCAGGTTCTCATCGTTGTGGAGGAGCCATCGTCTCTCCTCACTGGATAGTTACAGCAGCACACTGCGTGACCAG AGTGTCTGATCCTGGCGCGTGGGCAGTGTATGCTGGGATAGTGGATTCACTGGGTTCCCTGTTTAACCCCGCTCACCCTGTGAGTCGCATCATCACACACGAGGGATACAGCAGTAGGACTGCCAGGAATGATATCGCTCTCATGAGGCTGACAAACCCTCTGCACTTCACAG GCTCCGGCTCCCTCCACCTGATGGAGGCTCAGGTCTCCCTCACACACAGTGCAGAGTGCAACAGCTCCAACGCTTATAAAGGCAAGATCTCCCAGGACATGTTCTGTGCAACAGAGTTCCATCCAGGAGCAGGATCCAGCATGTGTCAC GCTGATGGTGGCAGTCCTCTGGTGACCCAGTCAGACAAAGTGTGGTGGCTCATTGGTGACAGTGTGTGGGGGCAAAACTGTGGTGGGCAGAACAAACCAGGTGTTTACAACAACGTCACACATTCACTGAGATGGATCTACCACCAGATGAAGGTAAAAATGTCCATATGA